A genomic window from Haladaptatus caseinilyticus includes:
- a CDS encoding type 1 glutamine amidotransferase domain-containing protein, with translation MADTLDDTTVAIFIAQRGTEQVEFTEPKEAVEDAGGTVDVIGAETGEVRTVNNDLEPGDSFQVERTFSEISSDEYDALLVPGGAVGADRLRADENAVRLVREFAEAGKPMGVICHGPWTVIEAGVVDGRTLTSYPSLRTDIRNAGGKWVDEEVVVDQGLVTSRDPDDLPAFCDKIVEEFAEGRH, from the coding sequence ATGGCAGACACACTCGACGACACGACAGTGGCGATTTTCATCGCACAGCGGGGAACGGAACAAGTAGAGTTCACCGAACCGAAGGAAGCGGTTGAGGATGCCGGGGGAACCGTCGATGTCATCGGTGCCGAAACCGGTGAGGTTCGCACGGTCAACAACGACCTCGAACCGGGCGACTCGTTTCAGGTCGAGAGAACGTTCTCCGAGATATCGTCGGACGAGTACGATGCACTACTCGTTCCGGGTGGTGCCGTCGGTGCCGACCGACTTCGTGCCGACGAGAACGCGGTGCGATTGGTACGGGAGTTCGCCGAGGCGGGCAAGCCGATGGGCGTGATTTGTCACGGTCCATGGACCGTGATCGAGGCGGGCGTGGTCGATGGCCGAACGCTTACCTCGTATCCCAGTTTGCGGACCGACATTCGCAATGCGGGAGGAAAATGGGTCGACGAGGAGGTCGTTGTCGACCAAGGATTGGTAACCAGCCGTGATCCGGACGACTTGCCCGCGTTCTGTGATAAAATCGTGGAGGAATTTGCAGAGGGTCGTCACTAA
- a CDS encoding ABC transporter permease codes for MAIQDERSNVHDSNSTTSDHRSQLEMFWREFRRNKLSLVGGSIIAVMILTALFAPVLAPHDPIQQFDAPEGEHNPLPPGATVIEKDASGQTIGTTTVLLGTDHHGRDILSRLMFGLRTLLTVSLGVVLFSMAIGATAGAIAGYYRNSWVDEIIMRFMDILFSFPSLILAIAVLGVLGVGKTSYGSFTLPNLLKIIVVIGIVYIPSFARVMRGSVLKEMEEDYVDAAKALGASDRHVLTKDIVVNTIPTVVVQATLYMGTAVLASAALSFLGLGIQPPKASLGLMLSNARGYLYSGEWWYSVFPGVIIVLAILGFNLLGDGLRDALDPRYTEEGAE; via the coding sequence ATGGCGATTCAAGACGAACGATCGAACGTACACGACTCGAACAGTACCACGAGCGACCACCGAAGCCAACTGGAGATGTTCTGGCGGGAGTTCCGCCGGAACAAACTGTCGCTCGTCGGCGGAAGCATCATCGCTGTGATGATACTGACCGCACTGTTCGCCCCGGTGCTGGCACCACACGATCCGATACAGCAGTTCGACGCGCCGGAGGGCGAACACAACCCACTGCCGCCGGGAGCGACAGTCATCGAGAAGGACGCCAGCGGGCAGACGATCGGAACGACGACGGTACTGCTCGGTACCGACCATCACGGTCGCGACATCCTTTCGCGGCTCATGTTCGGATTACGAACGCTCCTGACCGTCTCCCTCGGCGTCGTGTTGTTCTCGATGGCTATCGGCGCGACGGCCGGGGCGATCGCTGGCTACTACCGCAATAGCTGGGTGGACGAGATCATCATGCGGTTTATGGACATCCTGTTCTCGTTCCCGAGTCTCATCTTGGCGATCGCCGTGCTCGGTGTGCTCGGTGTCGGAAAAACTTCGTACGGGTCGTTCACGCTGCCGAACCTGCTGAAGATAATCGTCGTCATCGGAATCGTCTACATCCCGAGCTTCGCCCGCGTCATGCGCGGTTCCGTACTGAAGGAGATGGAAGAGGACTACGTCGATGCGGCGAAGGCGCTCGGCGCGAGCGACCGACACGTCTTGACGAAGGATATCGTCGTCAACACGATTCCGACCGTCGTCGTGCAGGCGACGCTGTACATGGGAACTGCGGTGCTGGCGAGCGCGGCACTCTCGTTTCTCGGACTCGGAATCCAACCGCCGAAAGCAAGTCTGGGATTGATGCTTTCGAACGCCCGTGGCTATCTCTATAGCGGCGAATGGTGGTATTCGGTGTTCCCCGGCGTCATCATCGTGCTGGCGATTCTCGGCTTCAACCTGCTGGGTGACGGCCTGCGCGATGCGCTCGACCCACGGTACACGGAGGAGGGTGCAGAATGA
- a CDS encoding ABC transporter permease, with amino-acid sequence MARYVSKRLLLTVPVLLGVSVVVFGLVHLAPGGPVRVMLGPLQSAELVEQIRADLGLNQPLYVQYGQWLSNVLTGNFGTSWTVQQGTPVNTLIGERLPVTLELSILSMLVAISIAIPAGIISAVRQNKSADHAARIAALAGISIPDFWLGIILIMIFAVQFGFPWATGGWVPPWEDPVTNLKQLLLPVITLGTAYSALIARMMRSEMVDALGQDYIRTARAMGIKGQEVVLKDATKNALIPVVTVIGIGLGQLMNGAILTETVFDLPGVGRLLITAIDRRDYRVIQALVLFIAVVFVFSNLIVDVLYAYLDPRIRYDGGK; translated from the coding sequence ATGGCCAGGTACGTGTCGAAGCGACTGCTTCTCACCGTTCCCGTTTTGTTGGGCGTGAGCGTGGTCGTTTTCGGCCTCGTCCACCTCGCGCCGGGGGGTCCGGTTCGGGTGATGCTCGGTCCGCTTCAGAGCGCGGAGTTGGTCGAGCAGATTCGGGCGGATTTAGGCCTCAACCAACCCCTGTACGTCCAGTATGGCCAGTGGTTGTCGAACGTCCTCACCGGGAACTTCGGTACGTCGTGGACGGTTCAGCAAGGAACACCGGTGAACACGCTGATCGGTGAGCGGCTACCGGTAACGCTCGAACTCTCGATACTGAGCATGCTGGTCGCCATCTCTATCGCCATTCCCGCAGGTATCATCAGTGCGGTACGACAGAACAAGAGTGCGGACCACGCGGCGCGCATCGCCGCTCTCGCCGGGATATCGATCCCGGATTTCTGGCTCGGTATCATCCTCATCATGATATTCGCCGTCCAGTTCGGATTTCCGTGGGCGACGGGCGGATGGGTACCACCGTGGGAAGATCCGGTTACGAACCTCAAACAGCTACTGCTGCCCGTCATCACTCTCGGTACGGCGTATTCGGCCCTCATCGCGCGAATGATGCGCTCGGAGATGGTCGATGCGCTCGGCCAGGATTACATTCGGACGGCCCGAGCGATGGGCATCAAAGGGCAGGAAGTCGTCCTCAAGGACGCGACCAAGAACGCGCTGATTCCGGTCGTCACCGTCATCGGAATCGGCCTCGGGCAGTTGATGAACGGGGCGATTCTCACGGAGACGGTGTTCGACCTCCCGGGCGTCGGTCGGTTGTTGATAACTGCCATCGACCGCCGGGATTACCGGGTCATTCAGGCGCTCGTGCTGTTCATTGCGGTCGTCTTCGTGTTCTCGAACCTCATCGTGGACGTGTTGTACGCCTACCTCGACCCGCGCATCAGATACGACGGAGGGAAGTAA
- a CDS encoding ABC transporter ATP-binding protein — translation MSGPVLSVRDLVTRFYTEEGTVKAVEGTSFDLYEGETLGIVGESGSGKSVTALSVMKLIEKPGRIENGEIIYRGDDLREKSDAEMRRIRGNEIAMMFQDPMTSLNPVFTVGQQIARVIRTHNDISEADARERAIELMADVGIPEPESRIDNYPHQFSGGMRQRALLAMAISCEPDVLIADEPTTALDVTIEAQIFDVLDELQEKYGMSIILITHDLGVVAGSCDRVAVAYAGRIVERASVDDLFDSPRHPYTRGLMRSMPRLRGRSDRLTPIEGNVPNLIALPSGCSFHPRCPHATEACKRYDPPLRTVEPNREAACLHAAGYGSIPGDGTASRAVTDGGVGETTADGGSDDE, via the coding sequence ATGAGTGGTCCAGTCCTCTCCGTCCGTGACCTCGTCACTCGCTTCTACACCGAAGAAGGAACGGTCAAAGCCGTCGAGGGGACGTCGTTCGACCTCTACGAGGGCGAAACGCTCGGCATCGTCGGCGAATCCGGGTCCGGAAAGAGCGTCACCGCACTGTCGGTGATGAAACTCATCGAAAAACCCGGCCGTATCGAAAACGGGGAAATCATCTACCGAGGGGATGACCTTCGGGAGAAGTCCGATGCCGAAATGCGTCGCATCCGAGGCAACGAAATCGCCATGATGTTTCAGGACCCGATGACGAGTCTGAATCCGGTGTTTACCGTCGGCCAACAGATCGCCCGCGTGATTCGCACGCACAACGATATTTCGGAGGCCGACGCCCGCGAACGGGCGATCGAGTTGATGGCTGACGTCGGCATCCCGGAACCGGAGTCGCGAATCGACAACTATCCCCACCAGTTCTCCGGTGGGATGCGTCAACGGGCGTTGTTGGCAATGGCGATCTCCTGCGAGCCGGACGTGCTCATCGCCGACGAACCCACGACGGCCCTCGACGTGACCATCGAGGCCCAAATCTTCGACGTACTCGACGAGTTGCAGGAAAAGTACGGCATGAGCATCATCCTCATCACGCACGACCTCGGCGTCGTCGCGGGGAGTTGTGACCGCGTCGCGGTCGCATACGCGGGACGCATCGTGGAACGGGCGAGTGTCGATGATCTGTTCGACAGTCCCCGTCATCCCTATACCCGTGGATTGATGCGGTCGATGCCGCGTCTTCGCGGTCGAAGCGACCGACTGACACCCATCGAGGGGAACGTGCCGAACCTCATCGCACTTCCGAGCGGTTGTTCGTTCCATCCGCGATGCCCACATGCCACGGAGGCGTGCAAACGGTACGACCCACCACTTCGAACGGTCGAACCGAACCGGGAGGCCGCGTGTCTTCACGCGGCCGGATACGGTTCGATTCCGGGCGATGGAACCGCCAGTAGGGCCGTGACGGATGGTGGAGTCGGTGAAACGACGGCTGATGGAGGGTCGGACGATGAGTGA
- a CDS encoding ABC transporter ATP-binding protein, with product MSDDPLVEVQGLTKHFVQQDGIINRYLGNTETVKAVQDVSFDIERGETFGLVGESGSGKSTTARSLLRLDEPTDGVVRYDGTDFTKLGSGEVKSMRKQMQIVFQDPASSLNRRKTIGQIIKQPMKIHGLYAGERDERIDELMESVGLPPQWSNRYPHELSGGQRQRVGIARALAVDPDFIVADEPVSALDVSIQAQILNLLSDLQDEFDLTFLFIAHDLSVIRHVCDRVAVMYLGEIVEIAETDELFASPQHPYTRALLSAIPEPDPVLARQREVLSGEVPSPIDPPSGCSFHPRCPNATEECRSVDPALEQVDGGTEGHHAACVHVTAFESETGIATDEVAIDERYSIDSFPHANGVGGGATD from the coding sequence ATGAGTGACGACCCACTCGTGGAAGTCCAGGGCCTGACGAAACATTTCGTCCAGCAGGACGGCATCATCAACCGCTATCTCGGTAACACGGAGACGGTGAAAGCCGTTCAGGACGTGAGTTTCGACATCGAACGGGGAGAAACGTTCGGATTGGTCGGCGAGTCCGGAAGCGGAAAATCGACGACTGCACGGTCGCTGCTTCGACTCGACGAACCGACCGACGGTGTCGTCCGATACGACGGCACCGACTTCACCAAACTCGGGAGCGGCGAGGTAAAATCGATGCGAAAGCAGATGCAGATCGTGTTTCAGGACCCCGCATCGAGTCTAAACCGGAGGAAGACCATCGGTCAAATAATCAAACAGCCGATGAAGATACACGGCCTCTACGCCGGTGAGCGGGACGAGCGCATCGACGAACTCATGGAATCGGTCGGCCTGCCGCCACAGTGGTCGAACCGATATCCACACGAACTGTCGGGCGGGCAACGCCAGCGCGTCGGCATCGCGCGTGCGCTGGCGGTTGACCCCGATTTCATTGTCGCCGACGAACCCGTTTCCGCGCTCGACGTGTCGATCCAGGCCCAGATACTGAATCTGCTTTCGGACCTGCAGGACGAGTTCGACCTCACGTTCCTGTTCATCGCCCACGACCTCTCGGTCATCCGCCACGTCTGCGACAGGGTTGCCGTGATGTATCTCGGCGAAATCGTCGAAATAGCCGAAACGGACGAACTGTTCGCCAGTCCACAGCACCCCTACACGCGGGCACTGCTATCGGCGATTCCCGAACCGGATCCGGTACTCGCCAGACAGCGCGAAGTGCTGTCTGGCGAGGTCCCGTCGCCGATCGACCCGCCAAGCGGATGCTCGTTCCATCCGCGGTGTCCGAACGCGACGGAGGAGTGTCGTTCGGTGGACCCCGCTCTGGAACAGGTCGATGGGGGGACTGAGGGCCATCACGCCGCGTGCGTCCACGTGACGGCGTTCGAATCGGAGACCGGTATCGCCACCGACGAAGTCGCCATCGACGAACGATACAGTATCGACTCGTTCCCCCACGCGAACGGCGTCGGCGGGGGAGCGACGGACTGA
- a CDS encoding LysE family translocator — MIDMGVLLAFVPAALALNVAPGPDSMYTLKRSVSDGRTAGVAAAAGTSTGCLVHTTAAVLGLSAVLKASALAFTAVKIVGAGYLVYLGVGTFRNGDEFEITPEDTGQTHGESFRQAFTINVLNPKVAVFFLAFLPQFVQPGGSFAVQTFMLGALFGMLGFCYQSILAVFSSRARRTITERERIRNALRYASASVLVGFGIALALEERPGV; from the coding sequence ATGATCGACATGGGCGTTTTGCTCGCGTTCGTCCCGGCAGCGCTCGCGCTGAACGTCGCACCCGGACCGGACAGCATGTACACGCTCAAACGGAGCGTCAGCGACGGTCGAACCGCAGGCGTGGCGGCCGCTGCCGGAACGTCTACCGGCTGTCTCGTTCATACTACCGCCGCCGTACTCGGACTGTCCGCCGTCCTGAAAGCGTCGGCCCTCGCGTTCACCGCCGTCAAAATCGTCGGAGCGGGCTACCTCGTCTACCTCGGCGTCGGGACGTTCCGAAACGGCGATGAGTTCGAAATAACGCCCGAAGACACCGGCCAAACGCACGGCGAATCGTTCCGACAGGCGTTCACGATCAACGTTCTCAACCCGAAGGTCGCCGTGTTCTTCCTCGCCTTCCTCCCTCAGTTCGTCCAACCCGGCGGCAGTTTCGCCGTCCAGACGTTCATGCTCGGCGCCCTGTTCGGAATGCTCGGTTTCTGCTATCAGTCGATCCTCGCCGTCTTCTCCAGTCGGGCACGCCGAACGATAACCGAGCGAGAACGTATTCGGAACGCACTTCGATACGCGAGCGCCAGCGTCCTCGTCGGCTTCGGCATCGCGCTCGCGCTCGAAGAACGACCCGGCGTCTGA
- a CDS encoding MFS transporter, with translation MGRLTNGGRGERVRLAAVIWTVLLAQVLLYPGVPDLVVHLGATDRLDGGTWFLVAEFAAFVVCAGVWGHLSDRLGKRVPFVVAGAFGGAIGYAALAVAPTLDLSFGSVLGLRVAQGAATIAAFSLSMTMLMDLRGGHGRNMGAAGIAIGLGTAMGAPIGGQLSEIHPTTPLVAASALMFGTGLLAISIPEHVPSSSHATVATALARLRDRPELTIPYAFGFIDRLTAGFFALVGTLYFQTEFGLDAGTTGLMLALFFAPFALLQYPMGRLSDRIGRFVPVIVGSICYGVTVIAVGLAPSIPIAAGAMIAVGVCGALVSPATMALVTDVAPDRDRGVAMAGFNAFGSLGFLTGFLVGGGLADRLGFTMAFTVTGLLEVGIALVAFRAVYRLGNRIERGKKETTSPE, from the coding sequence ATGGGTCGGTTGACGAACGGTGGACGCGGCGAGCGCGTCCGCCTCGCCGCGGTGATATGGACGGTGCTACTCGCACAGGTACTCCTCTATCCCGGTGTCCCGGATCTCGTCGTCCATCTCGGTGCGACCGACCGACTCGACGGAGGGACGTGGTTTCTTGTCGCAGAATTCGCCGCGTTCGTCGTTTGTGCGGGCGTGTGGGGACATCTGAGCGATCGTCTCGGAAAACGCGTCCCGTTCGTGGTGGCTGGCGCGTTCGGCGGCGCTATCGGGTACGCGGCACTCGCCGTCGCGCCGACGCTCGACCTCTCGTTCGGTTCCGTGTTGGGGCTTCGGGTCGCACAGGGTGCTGCAACGATCGCGGCGTTCTCACTGTCGATGACGATGTTGATGGATCTTCGAGGGGGCCACGGCCGGAACATGGGTGCGGCCGGTATCGCTATCGGCCTCGGCACTGCGATGGGTGCGCCGATAGGCGGGCAACTCTCCGAGATTCACCCCACGACCCCGCTCGTCGCCGCGAGCGCACTCATGTTCGGTACCGGGCTGCTCGCGATATCAATTCCCGAACACGTCCCGTCCTCCTCACACGCGACCGTCGCGACGGCTCTTGCGCGACTCCGTGACCGTCCGGAACTGACGATACCGTACGCGTTCGGCTTCATCGACCGATTGACGGCTGGGTTCTTCGCGCTCGTCGGGACCCTGTACTTCCAGACCGAGTTCGGCTTGGATGCGGGTACGACGGGACTGATGCTCGCGCTCTTTTTCGCCCCGTTCGCACTCCTCCAGTATCCGATGGGACGACTCTCCGATCGAATCGGCCGGTTCGTACCGGTCATCGTCGGCTCGATCTGTTACGGCGTCACCGTCATCGCCGTCGGACTCGCACCCTCGATTCCCATCGCCGCTGGAGCGATGATCGCCGTCGGTGTCTGCGGCGCACTCGTTTCCCCGGCGACGATGGCACTCGTGACTGACGTAGCGCCCGACCGCGACCGCGGCGTCGCCATGGCCGGGTTCAACGCCTTCGGAAGCCTCGGATTCCTGACCGGCTTCCTCGTCGGCGGCGGCCTCGCCGACCGACTCGGGTTTACGATGGCATTCACGGTGACCGGACTCCTCGAAGTCGGCATCGCGTTGGTCGCGTTCCGCGCCGTCTACCGACTGGGTAATCGTATCGAACGGGGGAAGAAGGAGACGACTTCGCCGGAGTGA